Part of the Streptomyces sp. NBC_01353 genome, CGGTGCGGAGGTGGCCCGAGCTCGGCGCGGTACACCTCCGCCCGCCGCGCCGGCCCGACGGGGCTCCGGGGCGGGCGTCCTGCCGTCAGCGATCGGCCGCCGGCCGACCCGGCCAGACCGAGTTGACCCTCGACAGGTCACCGAAAACGATCAAGGGGCCGTTTCGGATTACTCTGAAACTGCCCCTTGATCTGCGACTTCGAAAAGTCGGGACAACAGGATTTGAACCTGCGCCCCTTGAGTTCCAGTAGTGAGGGTCAGGAGCATTTTTTGGATATAGCAGACTTAGTCGGGGTGGCGGGCCCGATGCTCCACCCCCCGCATCGGCGCCGTCGCCAAGGCCGTCCGCACCCTCCTGACCTGCACGTATTCAGGACAGAAGAGTTTCAGTGCTCACAGAGGGAGAATTCTCGTTCGTAGAGCTGCTCGTTGTGTTCGTCGACGAAGAACCTGCGTTCCCGCATGAGTTGTTCGCGGTGGTTCTTGGCCTGTTCAAGCGTCATGGTCGAGGTCTCGGACCACGGTTGCTGCGGTGGCACATCGGATGTCGAGACGATCTCTTCCGACGGGTCGACCAGGAAGAACGCAAGAATTTTGCGGTGGCCCGGGCGGGTGGGGTCCGTGAGGCGGAATGAGCCGACGCGGTGTTGCAGGATGTTCGGGAACGCCAGGCAGCGGCCCGCCGGCGTCGATGCCGATCCCAGCATCTGGTTCAGTGCGTCTTCGTCCTCCAGGCCGTAGACCTCACGCAGACCGTTGTCGTCGTTCTGTTCGTAGTTCGGGTCGTCGAGTGCCGCCCGGAAACTCAGCCGGCTTTCGGTGATGTTCTCGCTGTCCCAGTAGTAGATGCCGGTCGAGACGATCCGCTCGTTCAACATCCCCTCGACATGCCAGGAACCGCCTGGGTACTCGGGCTTGTCCGGGGTGAGATGAACGGTGGCGAGCTTGACGATGACCTGGAGACGGCGGCCGCGCAGGTCGACTCGGGCGGATTCATCGGGCGACTCGGGCGGGGTGAAGGCCGGGGCGTCCGGGATGACCGGGCGGCGGTTCTCCCACCAGTCGTCCTGGGCCTCTTCCCATGCACGGAGGGCTTCTGCGTAGGCCGCAGCATCACTGTAGGAAGACTTGTCCGGAAACTCCGGTTCCGAGTCGTACCACCCGTAAGGATCGGCCTCGATCCGCAGGGGCCGCGGATGGCGCAGATCGGTGAGCACGTTCTCCAGCAGCGGGCGCATGCTCGCGAACAAGTCCGGCAGGACGGAGGCCAGTTCGTGATGGGTCTCGGGGTGGACGTTGTTGACGTACGAACGGAAGGCGACATCGCCGTCGTCACTGACGTCGACGTCCGTGGGCAGCCACTGGAACTTCTCCGAGAACTCGTACTTCGAGTAGCGGTCCGTCGGATTCTGCCAAGCCCGCTCGGGCGCGCCGCTCACCTCTCTCACCAGGCAGAACAGTGAGGGATGAACCAGATCCAGTACCTGCCCGTCGGATCCGGGATGCCAGTCCTGTTCTGCTTCGGGGACCTGTTCCAGGACCCGAACCGCCTCGCGCAGCCGGGATCCGAGCTTGTCGTCGACCAGTGTGTCCGACTGCCACACCCCGTCGACTGCGGACACCTCGATGCCGGTTCGTCCGTCCCGCAGCGCGGCGTAGTGCACGAGTTCGGCAAGCACGTAACGAACCTGCGCTTCGGTGAGGCCCTGGGCGACCGCTTCCTGCGTCCACCTGGCGACGATGTCGGCATCGTTCATCTTGTCGAACCACCCCGGCTTCGCCCGAATGTGCGCGCTGCACTGCATCATCTGAAGTTCCCGCAGCGTTCGGGGTGTCGCGAACGCTGCGGAACGGGAAGCATGAAAGGGCAGCGGGAAAGCAGACAGGCCGGTCAATTCTTGTGGTCCCTACAGTCGGTGTGCGGTGGCGGGAAGGATAGCCCAGCAGACTGACACCGCAGCCGTGGTCCCTGTCCGCTGGTACCGCGTTGCGGAGGCTCAGCGGGTGGAAGCGCTCCTGCCGTCACGCGGTGCGGTAGTTCCACTCTTCCGTAGCGGCGGGCTTGTCCGTTCGTGCCCGCGCCTGAATCCGGCAGGGCGGGGACGAGGAAGCGGCGCAGGGCGCCCGCCCTGGGCCCCGTCGACGTACTCGGCGCAGTAGCGGGGCTTGGACATGGCCGCGCACTCCGCCCAGCCTTCGATTCTGTCGGAGGTGACGACGCGGACGATCAGGACGTCGCGGTCGCGCGACCACATCCACCGCCTCCGCGAAGCCCTCCACCGATTCCGCTCCCCCGCCCCGCCCGCCCCCAGGCCGTCCACCACCGCGCACACCGTGTGGTCCCCAACTGGTCCCCACGGAGGCGGGGCTGTTCCACCATCGGAAAGGCAGCGAGAAGGACGCCTCAGCCGAGGAGTGACCTCCCTCCACCCGTTGCGGTGGCGTGCGGAGAGCATCCTGCCGCCAGGCAGGAACATGGGTGAGGAGCGCACAGGCGGCCGAGGACCCCGCGCACGGTCTGTCTCGCCAGTCACACCGGGGTGTCCCTCGCGTAGCCCTCTCGCGCACCGTACTCACGGCCGGAGTCGAGGAACGAACCACGCGGGCGACTTGTCGGTCTCCCCCGGCCGCGGCGACGACTCGGGCCGTGTCCACCTCTCGCTCGCTGGCCGCGGAAGAGGATGCACCGCCCTGCTCCGTGCCTGGAGGCCGGACGTCACCGCGTTCCTGCGCTGGACCGAACGCATTGTCCCGCGGCCGGGAGAGCGAGCACCTCGACCTGGACGCCCTCGTCTCCCAGATCATGGATCAACGCCCATCCCCTGACCCGCAGCGGTGGGAACCTTGTGTCGTGGCCCTGATGCTCACCGTGAACGCCGGGAGCCCTGGCCGCGGGGAGGTGCTACAACTGGGGTTGTGAGCCCGTCTCGTCTCTCGTGCCCGGCGTACCGGTGCGGTCGAACCTAGGCAGAAGATTCGGAAGCGTCGCCGGACAGGTCTTCGTCCTTCAGGTGGCGATCGTGGTGCTGCTCGCGGCCGGGGCCCTGCTGGCCCTGGTCCTGCAGTCGCGGTACGACATCGACCGTGAAGCGCGCAACCGGTCGGTTTCCGTGGCGCAGACCTTCGCGAACTCCCTGGGCCTGCAGGAAGCGCTGAGGTCGCCGGACCCGTCCGCCGTCCTGCAGCCCCTCTCCGAGAAGACGCGTAAGGCCGCAGGGCTGGACTTCATCGTGGTGATGGACACCGGCGGCATCCGCTACAGCCACCCCCAGCCCGACCGCATCGGCGAGCGGTTCGTCGGCACGATCGAGCCCTCGCTCGCGGGCCGGGTGCACACCGAGAGTGTGCAGGGGCCGCTGGGCAAGGAGATCCAGGCGATCGTGCCGGTCACCTCGCCCGAGGGCGAGGTCGTCGCTCTGGTCTCGGCTGGTCTGACGGTGGAGACCGTGACCGGCATCGCCGACCGCCAGCTTCCGGTCATCCTCCTGGCCCTCGCCATCAGTCTGGCTCTGGCCACCGTCGGCACGGCGCTGATCAGCCGAAGACTGCGCCGCCAGACCCACGGGCTCGGCACGCAGGAGATGACCCGCATGTACGAGCACCACGACGCAGTGCTCCACGCCGTCCGTGAAGGGGTGCTGATCACCGACGGCGAAGGACGACTACTCCTGGCGAACGACGAGGCCGGACGGCTGCTCGGGCTGCCGGACGACGCCGAAGGACGCCCCGTCGACGAAGTCGGCATGGATAGCCGAATGGCGGAACTGCTGCTGTCCGGCCGGGTGGCCACCGACGAGGTGCTGGAGGCCGGGGACCGGTTGCTCGTGGTCAATCAGCGGCCCACCCGCCCACGGGGCTCGGCGGTCACCATCCGCGACTCCACCGAGATGCAGCTCTTGAGCAGCCGGGCGGAGACGGCCCGCAGGCGGCTCAAGCTGCTCTACGACGCCGGGGGTGACATCGGCACCACCCTCGACGTGGTGCGCACCGCGGAGGAGCTGGCCGACGTCGCCGTTCCCCAGTTCGCGGACTTCGTCACGGTCGACCTGGCCGACCCGGTACTGAAGGGCGACGAGCCCGGCCCAGGCGCCGACATGCGGCGCACCGCGGTCAGCGGCATCCGCTCCGATCACCCGCTGTACCCGCTCGGCAGCCTGATCGAATTCCTGCCGTCCACGCCGCAGGCCCGCGGATACGGCACGGGCACACCCGAACTCGTGCCCGATCTCCATGACGCGCCGGGTTGGCACGCCCAGGACGCGCCGCGGGCATCGGCGATCGTCGGCTACGGGATCCACTCGCTCATCGCGGCTCCGCTGAAGGCCAGGGGCGTCGTGCTCGGGGTGGTCAACTTCTGGCGGTCGCAGAAGCCGGAACCGTTCGACGAGGACGACCTGTCCCTGGCCGAGGAGCTTGTCGGGCGCGCCGCGGTCACCATGGACAACGCCCGCCGCTACACCCGCGAACACAATCTCGCCGTGACGCTCCAGCGCAGCCTGCTGCCGCGGGATCTGCCCGAGCAGAGCGCCGTGGACGTCGCGCACTTCTACCAGCCCGCCCAGTCCGGAGTGGGCGGGGACTGGTTCGACGTGATCCCGCTGCCGGGCAGCCGCGTCGGGCTCGTCGTCGGAGACGTCGTCGGGCACGGCCTGCACGCCGCGGCCACCATGGGGCGGCTGCGCACGGCCGTGCACAACTTCTCCTCCTTGGACCTGCCGCCCGACGAACTTCTCGCCCGTCTCGACAACCTCGTCCAGCGCATGGACCAGGAAGGCGACAGCGCTGCCTCGGACGGCGGCGTCCTGGGCGCGACCTGCCTGTACGCCGTCTACGACCCGGTCTCCCAGAACTGCATCATGGCGCGGGCAGGACACATGCCACCGCTTGTGGTCGCCCCGGACGGCACGACGACGATCTCGGAACTGCCGGCCGGCCCCCCGCTGGGGCTGGGGGGCATGCCGTTCGAGACCATGGAACTGCGTCTGGCGGAAGGCAGTCAGCTCGTCCTGTACACCGACGGCCTGGTCGAGGAGCGGAGCCGGGACATTTCAGAGGGTGTGGAAAGGCTGCGCACGGCGCTGAGCCACCCCGACCGAGACCCGCACGCCAGCCGCCGCGCCGTACTCGACGCCCTGCTCCCCAGCCGGCCGTCCGACGACATCGCTCTGCTCATCGCCCGGACACGGACTCTGGGCCCCGGCCGGGTCGCAGAGTGGGGCGTACCGTTCGACCCGAGCGAGGTCGGCACCATGCGCAGCCTCGCGGCCGACCAACTCGAGGAGTGGGGCCTGCAGGAACTCGCCTTCACCACGGAACTCATCCTCAGCGAGCTCATCACCAACGCCATACGGTACGGCGCCGCGCCAGTTCGCGTTCGTCTGTTGCGCGATCGCACTCTGACCTGCGAGGTGTGGGACGGCAGCAGTACCGCCCCGCACCTGCGGTACGCCGCCACCATGGACGAGGGAGGCCGCGGACTGTTCCTGGTGGCGCAGCTCAGCGAGCACTGGGGCACCCGGTACACACCGGAAGGCAAGGTCATCTGGGCCGAACAGGTCCTGCCCGCCGCTGGGAGTGCCCTCTCCTAGAGTGCAGTTCCTCTGCTGACCGCCGTCGCCCTCAGGGGGCGGCCGCGCGAGCGTCTGGGCGGCGGCCAGGGCGTGCGATGGATCGGACTGGGGCGAGGAGGTCCTGGTGGCGGCCGTCGGCGGTGACCCGCCCGTCGGACAGGACGACGATCGGGTCGGCGTGCTGAACGGTGGAGCGCGGTGGGCGTTGACCAGGATGGCGCATTTCCGACCGATGTCCTTGAGAGCGGCGGTGAGCGCGGCCTCGTTGGCGCCGTCCAGGTGGGAGGTGGGCGCACGCAGGGCAGACGAGACCTCACCCCCCGCGCCGGCGGCCTCAGCCGGCTCGAACGATCCGTCGCGGTCGCGGGGCACGGATATCTCCAACCGAACCGACATCCGTCGACACGGTCTTCCCCCAAGTGCCGTTGCGGGAGTTGCCCCCGTTCTTCCCGGCCGGGTAGCGCTTGTGCCGGCCGAGGCGGTCGGTGATCTTCCCCTCCAGGGCGGCCAGCCGCTTCGTCAGCTGCTGCAACAGCCCGCCCCCAAGGAACAATCAAGGGGCCGTTTCAGATGTGCTCTGAAACGGCCCCTGATCTGCGACTCTTTCGAGTCGGGACGACAGGATTTGAACCTGCGACCCCTTGACCCCCAGTCAAGTGCGCTACCAAGCTGCGCCACGTCCCGGTGCCCGTCTGACCTGGGGTTTCCCCCGGCCGAACGCGCATGAGAACAATACCGCACTTCCCCGGGTGGTCACGAACCGCTTTGTGCGCTTGACCTCGACCTCGCTTGAGGTTGCACGGTGAGGGGCATGACGATCACCGACATCGACCGGCTGCACGCCCTCATGGCGCTGATGACCGGCGACGAGAAGCACTCCCCCGCCGCCACCTCCACCCTCGACGCCCTCTGGGTGCTGTACGACCGGGTGCTCCGGGTGTCCCCCGAGACCGTCGCGGATCCGGGACGCGACCGGTTCCTGCTGTCGAAGGGGCACGGGCCCATGGCGTACTACGCCGTCCTCGCCGCCAAGGGCTTCTTCCCCGAGGAGCTGCTCACCGGCTTCGGTTCGTACGACTCGCCGCTCGGGCACCACCCCGACCGGACGCTCGTGCCCGGCGCCGAGATCGGCAGCGGGTCCCTGGGGCACGGGCTGCCAATCGCCGTCGGGAGCGCGCTCGGGCTGCGCGCACAAGGGCTCGCCGAGCCTCGGGTGTGGGTGCTCATCGGAGACGCCGAGCTCGACGAGGGCAGCAACCACGAGGCCATCGCCTACGCGGGGCCCGCCGGTCTCGAGCAGTTGCACACGCTCGTCATCGACAACAGCTCCGCGACCTACGGCTGGCCCGGTGGGATCGCCTCGCGCTTCGAGGCCGCCGGGTGGTCCGCCGAGACCGTCGCCGGACGTGATCACGAGGCGCTGTACGCCGCCTTCACCGCCCCGCACCCGGGCCGCCCGCGCGCGGTCGTCGCCCGTGTCGAGCCCAAGAACGCCTGACCCCTTCAAGGAGACCCCCATGGACACCATGCGAGACCGCTTCATCTCGACCACCGGGCGCCTGCTCGACGAGGACCCCCGCCTTGCGCTCGTCCTCGCCGAGATCAGCCGGGACGGATTCCAGCATGCCGAGCGGCGCCACCCGGACCGGGTGATCAATGTCGGCATCCGGGAGCAGCTGCTGATCGGCGCGGGCAGCGGGCTCGCGCTGACCGGGATGCGCCCGATCATGCACACCTTCGCGAGCTTCCTGGTCGAGCGCCCCTTCGAGCAGCTGAAGCTGGACTTCGGGCATCAGGGGGTGAGCGGGGTCCTGGTCAGCGCCGGAGCGTCGTACGACTGGCCGGCGGGCGGCTTCACCCACATGTCGCCCGGCGACGTGGCGCTGCTCGACACCCTCGACGGCTGGACGGTCCAC contains:
- a CDS encoding transketolase, which encodes MTITDIDRLHALMALMTGDEKHSPAATSTLDALWVLYDRVLRVSPETVADPGRDRFLLSKGHGPMAYYAVLAAKGFFPEELLTGFGSYDSPLGHHPDRTLVPGAEIGSGSLGHGLPIAVGSALGLRAQGLAEPRVWVLIGDAELDEGSNHEAIAYAGPAGLEQLHTLVIDNSSATYGWPGGIASRFEAAGWSAETVAGRDHEALYAAFTAPHPGRPRAVVARVEPKNA
- a CDS encoding DUF4246 domain-containing protein, with the protein product MTGLSAFPLPFHASRSAAFATPRTLRELQMMQCSAHIRAKPGWFDKMNDADIVARWTQEAVAQGLTEAQVRYVLAELVHYAALRDGRTGIEVSAVDGVWQSDTLVDDKLGSRLREAVRVLEQVPEAEQDWHPGSDGQVLDLVHPSLFCLVREVSGAPERAWQNPTDRYSKYEFSEKFQWLPTDVDVSDDGDVAFRSYVNNVHPETHHELASVLPDLFASMRPLLENVLTDLRHPRPLRIEADPYGWYDSEPEFPDKSSYSDAAAYAEALRAWEEAQDDWWENRRPVIPDAPAFTPPESPDESARVDLRGRRLQVIVKLATVHLTPDKPEYPGGSWHVEGMLNERIVSTGIYYWDSENITESRLSFRAALDDPNYEQNDDNGLREVYGLEDEDALNQMLGSASTPAGRCLAFPNILQHRVGSFRLTDPTRPGHRKILAFFLVDPSEEIVSTSDVPPQQPWSETSTMTLEQAKNHREQLMRERRFFVDEHNEQLYEREFSLCEH
- a CDS encoding SpoIIE family protein phosphatase, which translates into the protein MAIVVLLAAGALLALVLQSRYDIDREARNRSVSVAQTFANSLGLQEALRSPDPSAVLQPLSEKTRKAAGLDFIVVMDTGGIRYSHPQPDRIGERFVGTIEPSLAGRVHTESVQGPLGKEIQAIVPVTSPEGEVVALVSAGLTVETVTGIADRQLPVILLALAISLALATVGTALISRRLRRQTHGLGTQEMTRMYEHHDAVLHAVREGVLITDGEGRLLLANDEAGRLLGLPDDAEGRPVDEVGMDSRMAELLLSGRVATDEVLEAGDRLLVVNQRPTRPRGSAVTIRDSTEMQLLSSRAETARRRLKLLYDAGGDIGTTLDVVRTAEELADVAVPQFADFVTVDLADPVLKGDEPGPGADMRRTAVSGIRSDHPLYPLGSLIEFLPSTPQARGYGTGTPELVPDLHDAPGWHAQDAPRASAIVGYGIHSLIAAPLKARGVVLGVVNFWRSQKPEPFDEDDLSLAEELVGRAAVTMDNARRYTREHNLAVTLQRSLLPRDLPEQSAVDVAHFYQPAQSGVGGDWFDVIPLPGSRVGLVVGDVVGHGLHAAATMGRLRTAVHNFSSLDLPPDELLARLDNLVQRMDQEGDSAASDGGVLGATCLYAVYDPVSQNCIMARAGHMPPLVVAPDGTTTISELPAGPPLGLGGMPFETMELRLAEGSQLVLYTDGLVEERSRDISEGVERLRTALSHPDRDPHASRRAVLDALLPSRPSDDIALLIARTRTLGPGRVAEWGVPFDPSEVGTMRSLAADQLEEWGLQELAFTTELILSELITNAIRYGAAPVRVRLLRDRTLTCEVWDGSSTAPHLRYAATMDEGGRGLFLVAQLSEHWGTRYTPEGKVIWAEQVLPAAGSALS